CTGGGTCTGCTGCTGGCCATACATGTCAATGGCATTTTTGTGGCATAAAGAAAAGAAGGGATAGGGGCGGTTTAATACCGGGTTTGGGTGGCTAGCCACCCCGAGGGCTTCCCAAAGATGTACCTCCGGCGGTTTTGCAGAGTATCTTTGTGAAGCCGGTATAAGGTAGGCTATAAGCAGGCCGGATGATTCGTATTCTCGTTGTGGACGATGAAGCTATAGTACGTCGGACGCTGCGGGCCTTGCTGGAGCGGGCAGGTTACGCGGTGCTCGAGGCGGCCCACGGGCTCGAGGCCCTGGATCTGTTGGATGGAGCCGACCTGGTGGTGCTGGATTGGAACATGCCCCAGATGGACGGCCTGGAGCTGCTGCGGCACCTGCGCGAGGAGCGGCCCGAGCTGCCCGTGCTTATGCTCACCGCCCACGACGGCGAGGCCGAGCGGGTGCAGGGCTTGCGCCTGGGGGCCGACGACTACCTGGGAAAGCCCTTGCGCAACGCCGAGTTTTTAGCCCGCATCGAGGCCCTGTTGCGCCGCACCCGGCGGTATGGGCTGGTGCGTGTGGGGGAGCTAGAGCTCGAGCCCGCCACCCAGGAGACCCGCCTGCAGGGGGCGGCGCTCTCCCTGACCCCTACCGAGTTTGCTCTGTTGCTGGCGCTGGCCCGACAACCCGGCCAGCCCCTATCGCGCCGAATCCTTTTCGCCCAGGTCTGGGGCAGCGACCCCCAGGTCGATGAGCGGATCGTGGATCACTACGTCAAGCGCCTGCGCAAAAAGTTGGGCGATGACCCCAAAAATCCCCGCTACATCGAGACCGTGTTCGCTCGAGGCTACCGACTCAAGCAGCCCGCCGAGTAAGCCACAGCCGCCACCCCAGCAGCAAACCCATCCCCAGCAGCAGCAAAGGCCAGAACACCAGCCATTTGCCCAAGCGCTCGCTCCAGCCCAGCGGCGGCGCAGGTTGGCCTGCAAGCACCTGCACAACCGGCTTGGGGGTTCCGTCGGCGCGCAGCAGCCCCAGGTGCCGCTCCACCGCCCGCCCCCCCGGCATTGCACCCCGGTCGAAGTCGTAAAGGGTCCAGGCCAGCCAGCCCAGGTTGTAGCGGTGGGTGAACTGCAACACCTGTTGGTAGTGGTGGGCCTGCTCGAGCTCGCTGTGGGGGTCGGGCAGCTTGTTGCGCTGGGTGTGGAAGCCAAACTCTTCCAGCAAGAGCGGCTTTTGGTGCTTCATAAACCCCTCGATGCGCCGCTCGAGCTGGGCGGGGGTTCCGTAGTGGTGGAAGCTGAGCACCTCCAGCTCGGGCACCAGAGCCGGATGCGGCTCAATAAAACCCACGGTTATGGGCTTTGCGCTGTAGTAGCGCAAGGCCCGCGACCAGGCCCGCAAAAATTCAATCACCAGCTCTTGGCCGGCTCGAGCGTAGTCGCGGTCGGGCTCGTTCTTGGCATCCACCAGCCAGACCGCAGGGTGCCGCAGCAGGGGCGCCAGCTCCTCGAGGTGGGCAAACACCTTGGGGAAGTCTTCAAAGCGGTAGCGGGTATAGCCGTCCAGCAGTGTCACAACCACCCGCACCTGCTGGTCCTGGGCCAGGCTCAGGAAGCTTTCAAGCCGCTGGCGGTAGCCCGGTGGGGGTGGGTAGGGCACGAAAACCCGCCAGGTTCCAAGGCCCAGCATGCGGCCAATGCGCATATCGCTAAGCACCTCGCGGGGCTCATAGCCCGGCCCAAACAGATCGAAGGGGTGGCTGCGGGGCTGGTAGTTGACTCCCCGCACCCCGGCGGTGGAAACGGGCAGCAGGCGCGCCGGCAGGGGGCGCTCCTGCAGCAGGCGCCAGTGGTGGATGCGCCAGTTTCCGTCGTCGAGCTGCATCACCACCTCGAGGGTGCGCTCGGCCAGCCTGGCGGGGGACTGCCGGGAGACCTGCGCGTACCAGTAGGTATCGCTAAAGGCCACCGTCGCGCCGTCGGGGGCATAA
This is a stretch of genomic DNA from Meiothermus cerbereus DSM 11376. It encodes these proteins:
- a CDS encoding response regulator transcription factor, which encodes MIRILVVDDEAIVRRTLRALLERAGYAVLEAAHGLEALDLLDGADLVVLDWNMPQMDGLELLRHLREERPELPVLMLTAHDGEAERVQGLRLGADDYLGKPLRNAEFLARIEALLRRTRRYGLVRVGELELEPATQETRLQGAALSLTPTEFALLLALARQPGQPLSRRILFAQVWGSDPQVDERIVDHYVKRLRKKLGDDPKNPRYIETVFARGYRLKQPAE